The Equus przewalskii isolate Varuska unplaced genomic scaffold, EquPr2 contig_12508, whole genome shotgun sequence genome includes a window with the following:
- the LOC139081276 gene encoding melanoma-associated antigen B1-like has protein sequence MPRGQKSKLRAREKRRQARSETQGPGSAQATAAEVEESCSSPVSEGTPSSPPAAGTAQEPQGAPATSSPAAGVSRPRSHVGAKSQVVESENSSQASASTESSRKALLTRKAEMLVQFLLYKYKMKEPIKKAHMLKVVNKRYREDFPEILKRASERIELIFGLELKEVKPNSQSYTLVSKLDLSNDGSLSSGWGFPKNGLLMPLLGVIFLNGNRTSEEKIWEFLNMLGVYDGMNHFIFGEPRKLITQDLVQEKYLEYRQMPDSDPPCYEFLWGPRAHAETSKMEVLEFLAKVNDTVPSAFLSHYEEALRDEEERAQARAAARAATPATASARSRATSSRYSDP, from the coding sequence ATGCCTCGAGGTCAGAAGAGTAAGCTCCGTGCCCGTGAGAAACGCCGCCAGGCCCGGAGTGAGACCCAGGGTCCTGGGAGTGCtcaggccactgcagcagaggTCGAAGAGTCCTGCTCCTCTCCTGTTTCTGAGGGTACTCCCTCAAGCCCCCCTGCTGCTGGCACTGCTCAGGAGCCTCAGGGAGCCCCAGCCACTAGCTCTCCTGCTGCAGGTGTCTCACGCCCAAGATCTCACGTAGGTGCCAAGAGCCAAGTTGTGGAAAGTGAAAATTCCTCCCAGGCCTCAGCCTCCACTGAGAGTTCTCGCAAAGCTCTTCTAACCAGGAAGGCAGAGATGTTGGTGCAGTTCCTGCTGTATAAGTATAAAATGAAGGAGCCTATTAAGAAGGCACACATGCTGAAAGTTGTCAACAAAAGATACAGGGAGGATTTCCCTGAGATCCTCAAGAGAGCCTCTGAGCGCATAGAGCTGATCTTTGGCCTAGAATTGAAGGAAGTCAAGCCGAATAGTCAGTCCTATACTCTTGTCAGCAAGCTAGACCTCAGCAACGATGGAAGTCTGAGCAGTGGCTGGGGATTTCCTAAGAATGGGCTTCTGATGCCTCTCCTGGGTGTGATCTTCTTGAATGGCAACCGCACCTCGGAAGAGAAGATCTGGGAATTCCTGAATATGCTGGGTGTCTATGATGGAATGAATCACTTCATCTTCGGGGAGCCCAGGAAGCTCATCACCCAAGATTTGGTGCAGGAAAAGTATCTGGAGTATCGTCAGATGCCCGACAGTGATCCTCCATGCTACGAATTCCTGTGGGGTCCAAGAGCCCATGCTGAAACCAGCAAGATGGAAGTCCTAGAGTTTTTGGCCAAAGTCAATGATACGGTTCCCAGTGCCTTTCTATCCCATTATGAAGAAGctttgagagatgaggaagagagggCCCAAGCCAGAGCTGCAGCCAGAGCTGCCACTCCTGCCACGGCCAGTGCACGTTCCAGGGCCACATCCAGCCGCTACTCTGACCCCTAG